The Brassica oleracea var. oleracea cultivar TO1000 chromosome C6, BOL, whole genome shotgun sequence genome includes a region encoding these proteins:
- the LOC106297743 gene encoding rhamnogalacturonate lyase-like translates to YVLIFVLPGVFRTSRNKLGIAKPEQKLASGRLTLKKVGPNQVVVDNGIIQVTFSSPQGLITGIKYKGFDNVLNNKIKNRGYWDVMWYEPGQEQLIDLLEGVKFNVINQTSEHVEISFSRAWKISQRGSLVPLNVDKRYIIRRGVSGIYMYAVLEKLKGWPTVDMDQTRIVFKLNTKFDFMAISDQRQKIMPSEIDRDITNKRANPLAYKEAVRLINPQNRIFKGQVDDKYMYSMENKDNKVHGWISSDQRVGFWMITPSDEFRVCGPPKQELTSHVGPTTLSMFTSLHYAGKDMNTTYTSMEPWKKVYGPVFVYLNSASSPNRLWTDAKRQMVAEVHSWPYDFVKSVDYPLHQQRGTVKGQFFVMDRYISNKSKLFGKFAFVGLAMPGKAGSWQTENKGYQFWTTADRMGIFTITNVRPGSYNLYAWVSGHIGDYKYERDITITPGREIDVGAILYEPPRIGATLWEIGKPDRTAAEFYIPDPDPTLSTKLYLNNSYQPQDRFRQYGLWDRYTALYPRNDLVYIVGVSDYKKDWFYAHVTRNAGNGTYQATTWQIVFRLKAVIKTGNYTFRMALAAVTTANLSVRINVPTSKPIFMIGLIGQDNAIARHGIHGLYNLYDINVGGNLLRVGNNTIFLTQDRRWGSFTGVMYDYLRLESPQEV, encoded by the exons TACGTTCTAATTTTCGTTCTTCCAGGTGTTTTCAGAACGTCAAG AAACAAGTTAGGCATCGCAAAGCCGGAACAGAAGCTCGCATCTGGCCGACTTACGCTTAAAAAAGTTGGTCCTAATCAA GTGGTCGTTGATAACGGTATCATCCAAGTTACCTTCTCAAGTCCACAAGGTTTAATAACTGGAATCAAGTACAAGGGCTTTGACAATGTGTTGAACAACAAAATTAAAAATCGTGG GTATTGGGACGTAATGTGGTATGAACCAGGACAAGAACAACTTATCGATCT TTTAGAAGGAGTAAAATTCAACGTCATAAATCAAACAAGTGAGCATGTTGAGATTTCATTTTCACGAGCTTGGAAGATTTCTCAACGTGGCTCACTGGTCCCGTTAAATGTAGACAAACG ATATATAATTCGAAGAGGGGTATCTGGAATATACATGTACGCTGTGTTAGAGAAGTTAAAAGGCTGGCCAACTGTGGACATGGACCAAACCAGGATCGTCTTCAAGCTTAACACAAA ATTTGATTTTATGGCTATATCTGATCAACGGCAAAAAATTATGCCTTCTGAAATCGATCGAGATATTACTAATAAGCGTGCTAATCCATTAGCTTATAAAGAAGCTGTTCGTTTGATAAATCCCCAAAATCGTATATTTAAAGGGCAG GTTGACGATAAGTATATGTACTCGATGGAAAACAAAGACAACAAAGTACATGGCTGGATCTCGTCCGACCAACGTGTCGGCTTCTGGATGATTACTCCCAGCGATGAGTTTCGTGTCTGTGGGCCCCCCAAACAAGAACTAACTTCTCATGTTGGACCCACCACACTCTCC ATGTTTACAAGTTTACATTACGCGGGGAAAGATATGAACACAACTTATACAAGCATGGAGCCGTGGAAGAAGGTGTATGGTCCTGTCTTTGTTTATCTCAACTCTGCCTCCTCTCCTAATCGTCTCTGGACCGATGCTAAACGACAG ATGGTTGCGGAGGTTCATAGTTGGCCATATGATTTCGTGAAGTCAGTAGATTACCCTCTTCATCAACAAAGAGGGACGGTCAAAGGTCAATTCTTTGTAATGGACAG ATACATAAGCAA CAAGTCGAAGTTATTTGGGAAATTTGCTTTTGTGGGTTTAGCAATGCCCGGTAAAGCTGGTTCATGGCAAACCGAAAACAAG GGATATCAATTTTGGACAACAGCTGACAGAATGGGGATATTCACAATAACGAATGTGAGACCAGGGAGTTATAATCTATATGCATGGGTTTCTGGACATATTGGTGACTATAAATACGAGCGTGACATTACCATCACACCAG GCAGGGAGATAGACGTAGGAGCCATACTGTATGAGCCGCCCAGAATCGGCGCTACACTGTGGGAAATCGGAAAACCAGACCGGACTGCTGCAGAATTCTATATCCCAGATCCGGACCCAACCCTTTCGACCAAACTCTATCTTAATAACTCTTATCAACCTCAAGACCG ATTTAGACAATATGGTCTATGGGATCGGTACACTGCTTTGTATCCTCGAAATGATCTTGTTTATATTGTTGGAGTAAGTGATTATAAAAAAGACTGGTTCTATGCACATGTGACCAG AAATGCTGGAAATGGGACATATCAAGCAACGACATGGCAAATTGTGTTTAGATTGAAAGCAGTGATTAAAACTGGGAACTACACGTTTCGAATGGCTTTGGCTGCAGTCACGACTGCAAATTTATCTGTTCGGATCAACGTACCTACGTCCAAACCTATTTTCATGATTGGGCTAATAGGTCAAGATAACGCGATCGCTAGACATGGGATTCATGGGTTATACAACTTGTATGATATCAATGTTGGTGGAAACTTACTTAGGGTTGGTAATAATACGATTTTTCTCACTCAAGATCGGAGATGGGGATCGTTTACAGGTGTTATGTATGATTATCTACGTCTGGAAAGTCCTCAGGAAGTTTGA
- the LOC106296441 gene encoding F-box/LRR-repeat protein At3g59190, whose translation MNSKKMDTGSKDLISSLPDAIICHILSFLSTKDAALTSVLSKRWRHLLAFVTNLDLDNTIYDRPKMGRKRRRHLRKSFKLFVERVMALQGNAPLNKFSLRCKIACVTSRVNRWVLKALERGVVDLDLYISSEHEYPLPPQVLMSKTLVKLKLAGTDEFIIDVREVSLPKLKTLHMNDVSFADESGAAFGKLVSGCHVLEELVMVKMTWDFCGACSVSNPTLKRLIIYCEYDEENPESVSLDTPSLVYLELTDTVAAKYPKMNLDSLVEASVGIRMTPGQVFRGRDLVNRHYGYKLRKDVSATDFLMGISHVKILYLSSQALEVLTFCCKEIPVFNNLIHLTIETDQDVDWESLPNLLKNCPNLETLVFQGLHYGDTNQCFDEGYRFKDTNECFVKGADRCVCKPWLGTPSWLSSSPVKKLKVLKFGEITTYKDDMDKQSDLINHFVETMPNLEEVVIYYDTPFDSDLEIVSNGFQQLEKVASTRCKIQVVSDNISFSTTVHSTSATSGLVFFKNTFPV comes from the exons ATGAACTCGAAAAAGATGGATACTGGCTCCAAAGACTTGATCAGCAGCCTACCAGACGCAATCATCTGCCACATCTTATCCTTCCTCTCCACAAAAGATGCAGCTTTGACCTCAGTCCTCTCGAAAAGGTGGAGACATCTTCTCGCTTTCGTAACAAATCTCGATCTTGACAACACCATCTACGACCGTCCTAAAATGGGTAGAAAGAGAAGGCGCCATTTGCGTAAAAGCTTCAAGCTTTTTGTGGAAAGAGTCATGGCCTTGCAAGGGAACGCTCCGTTGAACAAATTCTCTCTAAGGTGTAAAATTGCTTGTGTTACATCTCGCGTCAACCGTTGGGTACTCAAAGCATTGGAGCGTGGTGTAGTTGATCTTGATCTGTACATCTCTTCGGAACACGAGTATCCTTTGCCTCCACAGGTTTTGATGAGCAAGACGTTGGTTAAGCTTAAACTAGCTGGTACAGATGAGTTCATCATTGATGTCAGAGAAGTTTCACTTCCAAAGCTCAAGACTTTGCATATGAATGACGTTTCTTTCGCTGACGAGAGTGGTGCTGCGTTTGGGAAGCTAGTTTCTGGTTGTCACGTTCTTGAGGAGTTGGTTATGGTTAAAATGACGTGGGACTTTTGTGGCGCTTGCTCTGTCTCAAACCCAACTCTCAAGAGACTGATAATCTATTGTGAGTACGATGAGGAGAATCCAGAGAGTGTGTCTTTGGACACTCCAAGTCTGGTCTACTTAGAATTAACTGATACTGTTGCGGCCAAGTATCCAAAAATGAATCTTGATTCGCTTGTTGAAGCTAGTGTAGGCATTAGAATGACACCTGGTCAGGTCTTTCGCGGAAGAGATCTAGTAAACCGACATTACGGCTATAAGCTAAGGAAAGACGTAAGTGCAACAGATTTTCTCATGGGAATAAGTCATGTTAAGATCCTTTACCTATCGTCCCAGGCTCTTGAG GTCCTTACTTTCTGCTGTAAAGAAATACCAGTCTTCAACAACCTGATTCATTTAACCATTGAGACTGACCAAGACGTGGATTGGGAATCATTGCCGAACCTACTCAAGAACTGTCCAAATCTAGAAACCCTTGTTTTCCAA GGACTCCATTACGGAGACACAAACCAATGTTTTGATGAGGGATACCGTTTCAAAGATACAAATGAATGTTTTGTCAAGGGTGCGGACAGGTGTGTATGCAAACCTTGGTTAGGCACTCCGAGTTGGCTATCATCAAGTCCTGTGAAGAAGCTGAAGGTGTTGAAGTTTGGAGAGATCACTACTTATAAGGATGACATGGATAAGCAGTCGGATCTGATCAACCACTTCGTGGAAACAATGCCGAATCTTGAAGAAGTGGTGATATACTATGATACTCCGTTTGACAGTGATCTGGAAATAGTATCAAACGGATTTCAACAGCTTGAGAAGGTAGCCTCAACCAGATGCAAGATCCAAGTAGTCTCTGATAACATTAGCTTCTCAACTACCGTGCACTCTACTTCAGCAACAAGTGGGCTCGTCTTCTTTAAGAATACCTTCCCGGTTTGA
- the LOC106298896 gene encoding F-box/LRR-repeat protein At3g59200, translating to MDFVSRDMFSGLPDPLISHILSFLPTKEAASTSVLSKRWRFLFASVTNLDFKSNGNSPSFMEFVDMLLDLQGTAPLKRFSLHLTDYPDPVHVTVWILHALGRGVSDLTLRLSEYPLPHEIFVSKTLVRLKLGEGHDVTFSADVEDVFLPKLKILDIDSVVFEEEGVGFARLLSGCPVLEELVLTNMGWENWEFCSVSVTTLKRLTIFLDDFDENPMSVWFDTPNLEYLEYSDNIAREYPKVNFSSLVEAHIGLRLSEDQSADADFSEEDGYFSEEYEEEKEMVGNATNFLLGLCNVQILYLSAKTLEVCTFCCEATPVFNNLIQLTIESNDESGWDSLPALLPNCPILETLIFKGLVHKSTDGCGNMCLCKPLKNPSCLSSSAVKVLKIILSVDIDDEGMEMEQIMHFLEKMPRIEQLVVYFNISYDPSVFDLSKKLQSIPRIASPKCNFQVISPNLSLSSTLPSTLSKKWSAPPNEEYSWFLKALT from the exons ATGGATTTTGTCTCAAGAGATATGTTCAGCGGTCTGCCAGATCCTCTCATCTCCCACATCTTGTCTTTCCTCCCGACAAAAGAAGCAGCTTCCACATCGGTTCTCTCTAAAAGGTGGCGCTTTTTGTTTGCCTCTGTGACAAATCTTGATTTTAAAAGCAACGGCAACAGTCCAAGTTTCATGGAGTTTGTTGATATGTTATTGGATCTCCAAGGGACTGCTCCTTTAAAAAGATTCTCTCTCCACTTAACTGATTATCCCGATCCAGTTCATGTCACTGTTTGGATATTACATGCTTTGGGACGCGGTGTTTCGGATCTTACTCTACGCCTCTCGGAGTATCCCTTGCCTCATGAGATCTTTGTTAGCAAGACACTGGTTAGGTTGAAACTAGGAGAAGGACATGATGTCACTTTCAGCGCTGATGTTGAAGATGTGTTTCTTCCAAAGCTCAAGATTCTTGATATTGATTCCGTTGTGTTTGAAGAAGAAGGTGTTGGGTTTGCGAGGCTTCTCTCTGGCTGTCCCGTGCTTGAGGAGTTGGTTCTCACGAATATGGGGTGGGAAAACTGGGAGTTTTGCTCTGTTTCTGTCACAACCCTCAAGAGGCTAACGATCTTCTTGGATGACTTTGATGAGAATCCAATGAGCGTCTGGTTTGATACTCCAAACCTTGAGTACTTGGAATATTCTGACAATATTGCGAGAGAGTATCCTAAGGTTAATTTCAGTTCGCTTGTTGAAGCTCATATCGGCCTTCGACTCTCTGAAGATCAAAGTGCAGATGCAGACTTCTCTGAAGAAGATGGCTATTTCTCTGAAGAGTATGAAGAGGAGAAGGAGATGGTTGGTAATGCAACAAATTTTCTTTTGGGATTATGCAATGTTCAGATCTTATATCTATCTGCCAAAACACTTGAG GTATGTACTTTCTGCTGTGAAGCTACACCGGTATTTAACAACCTGATTCAGTTAACGATTGAGAGTAATGATGAAAGTGGATGGGATTCATTGCCAGCTCTTCTACCGAATTGTCCAATTCTAGAAACCCTTATTTTCAAG GGTCTTGTCCACAAAAGTACCGATGGATGTGGCAACATGTGCCTTTGTAAACCTCTGAAGAATCCTTCTTGCCTTTCATCTTCTGCTGTGAAGGTGCTAAAGATCATTCTATCTGTAGACATCGATGATGAGGGGATGGAAATGGAGCAGATAATGCATTTTTTGGAGAAAATGCCACGGATTGAACAGTTGGTAGTTTACTTCAACATATCATATGACCCTTCCGTGTTTGATCTATCCAAGAAGCTTCAGAGTATTCCTAGAATAGCTTCACCAAAGTGCAATTTCCAAGTAATCTCACCGAATCTTAGCTTGTCCTCTACTTTGCCTTCTACCTTATCAAAGAAATGGTCTGCTCCTCCAAATGAAGAATACTCCTGGTTTCTCAAGGCTTTGACGTAA